The stretch of DNA GACCGCCGTGGCCGGCACGATCCGCACCGACGGGGCGACGGTGGCCGCGACGCTGCTGGTCGAGTGCGGGCGGTGCCGACGAGCCGGACCCCGAAGCGCCGGGCGACGGTCTAGGAGCCTCGCCCTCGCGCCGTCGCGCCTTAGCGCGGCCAGTGAGGGTCGGCCCCGGCGCGCCGGTAGACTGCCGTCCATGACGGAGCGAGCCCGAGGGACCCCAGGTCCGGCCGGTGACGGACCTGGACCGGTCATGGCGATCGGGGGAGCCGAGGACAAGCTCCGGGACAAGGTCATCCTGGCCCGGTTCGTCGAGCTCGCCGGCGGCACCGAGGCGCGGATCGTGGTGATCGCCACCGCTTCGAGCCTGGGCGACGAGGCCACCGAGCTGTACTCGACGCTGTTCACCAGCTTCGGAGCGGCCCACGTGTGGGGACTCCGGCCGGTGACCCGGGTGTACGCCAACGACCGGTCCATGTCCGACGTGGTCGAGCAGGCCACGGGGGTGTTCCTGACGGGCGGGAACCAGCTCCGCCTCTCCTCCGTGGTGGTGGGGACCGCCCTGGGGGCGGCCCTGATCGCGGCCCGCGAGCGGGGCGCGGTGATCGCGGGGACCTCCGCCGGCGCCAGCGCCGTGGCCACGCACATGATGGCGTTCGGGATGTCGGGGGCGACGCCGAAGCACCGGATGGCGCACATGTCTGCCGGGCTCGGGTTGCTCCGCGGCGTGGTGGTCGACCAGCACTTCGAGCAGCGCACCCGCCTCGGGCGCCTGCTGGCGGTGGTCGCGCAGTCGCCCTCACTGGTCGGCCTGGGCCTGGACGAGGACACCGCGGCCATCGTGTACGGGGACGACACCATGGAAGTCATCGGGCGGGGCGCCGTCACCGTCGTGGACGGCTCCAACGTGACGACGGACGCGTTCCAGACCAAGGGACACCGCCCCATGATGGTGTCGGGGGCCGTGCTGCACTCCCTGCCGGCGGGCTACCGGTTCGACCTCAAGAGCCGGACGCTGCTGGCGGCTCCGGAGCCCCACGTCCGCCGGACGACTCAGCGGCGGGAAACCGCCCAGCGCCGGCTTCGCCGGGTCTCCCGGGAGATCGCCGCGGAGGGCGCGGACAGCTTCGTGATGGATCGGCGGGCGTCCCGGGAGGAGCGGGAGGCCTCGGAGTGAGCGCCTCCCGGACGAGGATGGTGGCCGCACGAGAGCGCACCCGCCGGGAGCCGGGCGCGCGGAAGCCCCCTGCCGCCCCGGACCTCCGCATCCTGGAGACCCAGATCTTCCGGGGGCCCAACTACTGGTCCTATGAGCCGTGCATCCGCCTCCTGGTCGACCTGGGCTCGCTCGAGCACTGGCCGTCAAACACGCTCCGGGGGTTCACCAAGAAGCTCCTCCAGCGGCTGCCGGGGATCGCCGAGCACTCCTGCTCGGTGGGGCGCGCCGGCGGGTTCGTGGAACGGCTGAACGAGGGGACGTGGCTGGGACACGTGGCCGAGCACATCGCCCTCGAGCTCCAGCGCGAGTCCGGGGCGCACATCTACCGGGGCAAGACCCGAAGCGCGACCGAGCCCGGGCAGTACAACGTGATCTACGGCTACGTCGAGGAGCAGGTCGGCGTGGCCGCCGGCAAGCTCGCCGTCCGCCTGGTGAACGACCTGGTGAAGCCGGAGGAGGGGTTCGACTTCCCGGCCGAGCTGGAAGCGCTCATCCTGCTGACGGAGCGGCGCGCGTTCGGTCCATCCACCCAGGCCATCCTGGACGAGGCGGCCAACCGGGACATCCCGTACCTCCGCCTGAACGAGGCCTCGCTTCTCCAGCTGGGGCAGGGGAAGTACCAGCGGCGGGTCCGGGCCACCATGACGTCGCTGACCCCGGCGCTGGCGGTGGA from Actinomycetota bacterium encodes:
- a CDS encoding cyanophycinase; this translates as MAIGGAEDKLRDKVILARFVELAGGTEARIVVIATASSLGDEATELYSTLFTSFGAAHVWGLRPVTRVYANDRSMSDVVEQATGVFLTGGNQLRLSSVVVGTALGAALIAARERGAVIAGTSAGASAVATHMMAFGMSGATPKHRMAHMSAGLGLLRGVVVDQHFEQRTRLGRLLAVVAQSPSLVGLGLDEDTAAIVYGDDTMEVIGRGAVTVVDGSNVTTDAFQTKGHRPMMVSGAVLHSLPAGYRFDLKSRTLLAAPEPHVRRTTQRRETAQRRLRRVSREIAAEGADSFVMDRRASREEREASE